Genomic window (Pseudomonas xantholysinigenes):
GTCGTATCGCCGTTCACTACGCCAAGCGTCAGCAGGGCCGCAAGGTCTTCGCTGCGCAGACCAGCCACCTGCCGCTGAAGGTGAACATGGCGGGCGTAATCCCGGCCATTTTCGCGAGCAGCATCTTGCTGTTCCCGGCTTCGCTGGGTGCCTGGTTCGGTCAGTCCGAAGGTATGGGCTGGCTGCAGGACATCTCGCAGTCGATCGCTCCTGGTCAGCCGTTGAACATTCTGCTGTTTAGTGCAGGGATCATTTTCTTCTGCTTCTTCTACACAGCGTTGATGTTCAACCCGAAAGACGTAGCGGAAAACCTGAAGAAGTCCGGTGCCTTTATTCCGGGTATCCGTCCTGGTGAGCAGTCGGCGCGCTACATTGATGGCGTTCTGACCCGTTTGACCATGTTCGGTGCTCTTTACATGATGGCCGTCTGCCTTCTGCCCCAGTTCCTGGTGGTGGCAGCAAACGTGCCGTTCTACCTTGGCGGGACCTCGTTGCTGATTGTGGTAGTGGTTGTGATGGACTTCATGTCCCAAGTACAATCGCACCTCGTTTCGCACCAGTACGAATCCCTGATGAAGAAAGCCAACCTGAAAGGCTACGGCGGCAGCGGTCTGCTGCGCTGATCTAGCCCCTTAAGGTTCGAGGAGTCGGTAATGAAAGTTCGTGCATCGGTGAAAAAGCTGTGCCGCAACTGCAAGATCATTCGTCGCGAAGGTATCGTGCGCGTGATCTGCAGCGCGGAACCGCGTCACAAGCAGCGCCAAGGCTGAGTGTGATCCGCGCTTCAAACCCAGCAGCTAGTGTGCTGCTGGGTTGATTATTCGTTTCTACAGCGATATTATCTCGCGCCCTATTTCTTGGCTTCCGGGGCGTAGGTAGCTGTCAATTGGAGTCCCACTGAATGGCCCGTATTGCAGGCGTCAACATTCCAGATAACAAGCATACTGTTATCTCGCTGACCTACATCTATGGTGTCGGTCGCACAACTGCGCAGAAAATCTGTGCAGACGCTGGTGTCAACCCAGCCGCAAAGATCAAGGATCTGAGCGACGAGCAAATCGAAACCCTGCGTGGCGAAGTCGCGAAGTTCACCACCGAAGGTGACCTGCGTCGTGACATCAACATGAAGATCAAGCGCTTGATGGACCTGGGTTGCTACCGCGGCCTGCGTCATCGTAAAGGTCTGCCGGTTCGCGGTCAGCGCACCAAGACCAACGCACGCACCCGTAAGGGCCCGCGTAAGCCGATCCGCAAGTAATCGCCCAGGAATATAGACATGGCAAAACCTGCTGCTCGTCCTCGTAAAAAAGTCAAAAAGACAGTGGTTGATGGCATCGCCCACATCCATGCGTCTTTCAACAACACCATCGTGACCATCACCGACCGTCAGGGCAACGCACTGTCCTGGGCTACTTCCGGTGGTTCGGGTTTCCGTGGTTCGCGCAAATCCACCCCGTTCGCAGCCCAGATCGCTGCTGAGCGTGCTGGTCAAGCTGCGCTGGAATATGGTCTGAAGAACCTCGACGTCAACGTCAAGGGTCCAGGTCCAGGTCGTGAATCCGCCGTTCGTGCTCTGAACAGCTGCGGCTACAAGATCGCCAGCATCACCGACGTGACGCCAATCCCGCATAACGGGTGCCGTCCGCCGAAGAAGCGTCGCGTGTAATCAGGAGACAGATAAATGGCACGTTACATTGGTCCAAAATGCAAACTGTCTCGCCGTGAAGGCACTGACCTGTTCCTGAAGAGCGGCGTTCGCGCTCTGGAATCGAAGTGCAACATCGAAGCAGCCCCAGGTATCCACGGCCAGCGCCGTGGCCGTCAGTCCGACTACGGTACCCAGCTGCGCGAGAAACAAAAAGTCCGTCGTATCTACGGTGTACTGGAGCGTCAATTCCGCGGTTACTACCAAGCGGCTGCCTCGAAGAAAGGCGCCACCGGTGAGAACCTGCTGCAGATGCTCGAGTGCCGTCTGGACAACGTCGTTTACCGCATGGGCTTCGGTTCTACCCGTTCCGAGTCCCGTCAGCTGGTTTCGCACAAAGCGATCAGCGTGAACGGCAAGACCGTAAACATTCCATCCTACCAAGTTCGTCCGGGTGACGTGGTCGCAGTTCGCGAGAAGTCGCTGAACCAGCTGCGCATTGTTCAAGCCCTTGAACTGTGCGCCCAGCGTGGCCGCGTTGAGTGGGTTGATGTGGATGCTGCTAAAAAGTCGGGCGTTTTCAAGAACGTTCCTGCTCGCAGCGACCTGTCCGCCGACATCAACGAAAACCTGATTGTCGAGCTCTACTCCAAGTAAGGGCTAGAAAATAGGTGCATCCATGCAGATTTCGGTAAATGAGTTTCTGACACCCCGTCACATCGACGTGCAGGTTGTCAGTCCAACCCGCGCCAAGATCACGCTCGAGCCTCTCGAGCGTGGCTTCGGCCATACCCTGGGCAACGCGCTGCGCCGCATCCTGTTGTCCTCCATGCCTGGCTGTGCAGTAGTCGAGGCCGAGATCGATGGCGTACTCCATGAGTACTCCGCGATCGAAGGTGTACAGGAAGACGTCATTGAAATCCTGTTGAACCTGAAAGGCCTGGCTATCAAGCTGCACGGTCGTGACGAAGTTACGCTGACCTTGTCGAAAAAGGGTTCGGGGGTGGTTACCGCTGCCGATATTCAGCTGGATCACGATGTCGAGATCGTCAACCCCGATCACGTAATCGCGAACCTGGCGTCCAACGGCGCCCTGAACATGAAGCTCACCGTAGCTCGTGGTCGCGGTTACGAGCCGGCCGACTCCCGTCAGACCGACGAAGACGAAAGCCGCAGCATTGGCCGTCTCCAGCTGGACGCTTCGTTCAGCCCGGTGCGTCGTATCGCCTACGTGGTCGAGAACGCCCGTGTTGAACAGCGTACCAACCTGGACAAGCTGGTCATCGATCTGGAAACCAACGGCACCCTGGACCCTGAAGAGGCTATCCGCCGCGCCGCGACCATCCTGCAACAGCAGCTGGCCGCGTTCGTCGACCTCAAAGGTGACAGCGAGCCGGTCGTGGTCGAGCAGGAAGACGAGATCGATCCGATCCTGCTGCGCCCGGTTGACGACCTGGAACTGACCGTACGTTCGGCCAACTGCCTCAAGGCGGAGAACATCTACTACATCGGCGACCTGATTCAGCGTACCGAAGTAGAGCTGTTGAAGACTCCTAACCTGGGCAAGAAGTCCCTGACCGAAATCAAGGACGTCCTGGCCTCCCGTGGTCTGTCTCTCGGCATGCGCCTCGACAACTGGCCGCCTGCAAGTCTTAAGAAAGACGACAAGGCGACTGCCTGATCGTCGTAATCACCGAACGTAGTGTTTGGTAAGGAATGAATCATGCGTCATCGTAAAAGTGGACGTCACCTGAGCCGTACCAGCTCTCACCGCAAGGCTATGTTCCAGAACATGGCAGTGTCGCTGATCGAGCACGAGCTGATCAAAACCACCCTGCCGAAAGCCAAGGAACTGCGCCGCGTTGCCGAGCCGCTGATCACCCTGGCCAAGGAAGACAGCGTAGCCAACCGTCGTCTGGCCTTCGACCGTACCCGTTCG
Coding sequences:
- the rpmJ gene encoding 50S ribosomal protein L36, which encodes MKVRASVKKLCRNCKIIRREGIVRVICSAEPRHKQRQG
- the rpsM gene encoding 30S ribosomal protein S13, which encodes MARIAGVNIPDNKHTVISLTYIYGVGRTTAQKICADAGVNPAAKIKDLSDEQIETLRGEVAKFTTEGDLRRDINMKIKRLMDLGCYRGLRHRKGLPVRGQRTKTNARTRKGPRKPIRK
- the rpsK gene encoding 30S ribosomal protein S11; translated protein: MAKPAARPRKKVKKTVVDGIAHIHASFNNTIVTITDRQGNALSWATSGGSGFRGSRKSTPFAAQIAAERAGQAALEYGLKNLDVNVKGPGPGRESAVRALNSCGYKIASITDVTPIPHNGCRPPKKRRV
- the rpsD gene encoding 30S ribosomal protein S4, giving the protein MARYIGPKCKLSRREGTDLFLKSGVRALESKCNIEAAPGIHGQRRGRQSDYGTQLREKQKVRRIYGVLERQFRGYYQAAASKKGATGENLLQMLECRLDNVVYRMGFGSTRSESRQLVSHKAISVNGKTVNIPSYQVRPGDVVAVREKSLNQLRIVQALELCAQRGRVEWVDVDAAKKSGVFKNVPARSDLSADINENLIVELYSK
- a CDS encoding DNA-directed RNA polymerase subunit alpha; amino-acid sequence: MQISVNEFLTPRHIDVQVVSPTRAKITLEPLERGFGHTLGNALRRILLSSMPGCAVVEAEIDGVLHEYSAIEGVQEDVIEILLNLKGLAIKLHGRDEVTLTLSKKGSGVVTAADIQLDHDVEIVNPDHVIANLASNGALNMKLTVARGRGYEPADSRQTDEDESRSIGRLQLDASFSPVRRIAYVVENARVEQRTNLDKLVIDLETNGTLDPEEAIRRAATILQQQLAAFVDLKGDSEPVVVEQEDEIDPILLRPVDDLELTVRSANCLKAENIYYIGDLIQRTEVELLKTPNLGKKSLTEIKDVLASRGLSLGMRLDNWPPASLKKDDKATA
- the rplQ gene encoding 50S ribosomal protein L17, which gives rise to MRHRKSGRHLSRTSSHRKAMFQNMAVSLIEHELIKTTLPKAKELRRVAEPLITLAKEDSVANRRLAFDRTRSKSAVGKLFNDLGKRYATRQGGYLRILKCGFRAGDNAPMAYVELVDRPVGGAVEAAE